A region of the Zootoca vivipara chromosome 3, rZooViv1.1, whole genome shotgun sequence genome:
TTACGAAAGAACGGGGAGTCAATGGCCGGCTGTGATCTGGCGTGACACGCTCCAGCCTTTGCCAGCAGGCGGTGCAGGCGAGCGAGATGTGGAGCAAAGATCAGGACCTCTCCTTGCCTTACCTTGTGCTGCTTCCACATGGCCCCCAAAGCCTTCACCTCGTGCTTGGCGTGCTTGCCTTCTTCCAGGCACTGATAGCAGACGGGACTCCGGCACGTCGCGCAGTACATGCTGTAGTTCTCCAGCTCGTGATCCGCGCAGGTCGGGGGCTTGCGGGCAGCCCCGGGCGCTTTGCTGCCCCCGCCGCCACTAGCTGCTCCGCCGCTCGCTCCGCCCGGGGCTCCCTGCTGGCTGGGCGGAGGGACCAAGCGGTGCTTGGCAAAGGGCCCCCGGGACGGGTGGCACTTGACCTGGCAAGAGGCGCAGTAGAGCACCTCGCATTGCTCGCACATAACGGCGGCCGGCTCGGGGGGGCTGCGGTCGCACAGCTGGCACTTGGCGGCGGCCGAGGCGGCGACCCGGCCCTGCTGGTAGCGCTGCACGATGGCCTCCAGGAGCCGGTTGCGCTGGAAGCCGCGTAGGCCGCGATGGTCCAGCGAGGCGCTGCGATGGCATTGCGGGCAGGTCAGCGAGGAGCTGGTGCCTCCACCCCGAGAGGCTACCGCCGCCGAGGAGGAGCCCGGAGGAGGCGGCACCAGGGGCAGAACCCGCACCCCGTTGGGAGACTTAAGGCTCGGGGTGTAGGAGCCGTAGCCGCTGTCGGTCTCGCTGTGCAGGCTCAGCTTGTCCGCATGATCcacgccgcctccgccgcccccTCCACCTGCTCCGCTCCCCCCTCCGGCCCCGCAGTCGTAGTCGAGAGAGGCTGGTCCGGAGGCCCCGGCCCCGGCCCCCGGCGCTGCCGCAGGGCCCCGGGGGTGCAGCATGGCGGGCAGGTGCTGCTCGGTCTCTGGCGTCTGCACGGCGATGGTTCGGGCGCAAGGCAGGCAGACATTGTGCGAGCAGGGCAAGATGATGGGCTCC
Encoded here:
- the TRIM67 gene encoding tripartite motif-containing protein 67 isoform X10, which codes for MEEELKCPVCGSLFREPIILPCSHNVCLPCARTIAVQTPETEQHLPAMLHPRGPAAAPGAGAGASGPASLDYDCGAGGGSGAGGGGGGGGVDHADKLSLHSETDSGYGSYTPSLKSPNGVRVLPLVPPPPGSSSAAVASRGGGTSSSLTCPQCHRSASLDHRGLRGFQRNRLLEAIVQRYQQGRVAASAAAKCQLCDRSPPEPAAVMCEQCEVLYCASCQVKCHPSRGPFAKHRLVPPGGGGSKAPGAARKPPTCADHELENYSMYCATCRSPVCYQCLEEGKHAKHEVKALGAMWKQHKVVWDQINHCTMKLRQSTGLMEYCLEVIKENDPSGFLQISDALIKRVQVSQEQWVKGALEPKVSAEFDLTLDSEPLLQSIHQLDFIQMKLAWFTFDPSSAHRDIVLSNDNQTATCSSYDDRVILGTAAFSKGIHYWELHVDRYDNHPDPAFGIARINVVKDMMLGKDDKAWAMYVDNNRSWFMHCNSHTNRTEGGVSKGATVGVLLDLNKHTLTFYINGKQQGPPAFENVEGVFMPALSLNRNVQVTLHTGLEVPQTVRPPKLPSN